From the genome of Mixophyes fleayi isolate aMixFle1 chromosome 2, aMixFle1.hap1, whole genome shotgun sequence, one region includes:
- the LOC142140541 gene encoding cystatin-A-like: MSKGGQTKVPIVVGGVGDVQPATPEVQKLCNEVKAEIETKEGKKFSTFKAISFKYQSVRGGKYYVKVHVGHDEYLHVCINEGLKGYQSGKTKTDEILK, encoded by the exons ATGTCAAAGGGAGGGCAAACCAAGGTACCCATTGTAGTTGGGGGAGTCGGAGATGTCCAGCCAGCTACTCCGGAGGTGCAGAAACTCTGTAATGAG GTGAAGGCGGAGATAGAAACTAAAGAAGGAAAAAAGTTCAGCACTTTCAAAGCCATTTCGTTCAAGTATCAATCCGTTCGTGGGGGAAAGTACTACGTCAAG GTCCACGTGGGACATGACGAGTATCTCCACGTATGTATAAATGAAGGACTGAAAGGATATCAGTCTGGGAAGACGAAAACAGACGAGATTTTAAAATGA